One region of Synechococcus elongatus PCC 11801 genomic DNA includes:
- a CDS encoding F0F1 ATP synthase subunit gamma, with amino-acid sequence MANLKAIRDRIKSVRNTRKITEAMRLVAAAKVRRAQEQVLSTRPFADRLAQVLAGLQQRLQFENADLPLLQRREVKTVALLVVSGDRGLCGGYNASVIRRAEQRSRELAAQGLDYRFVIVGRKASQYFQRRDQPIEATYSGLEQIPTAKEANDIADELLSLFLSGTVDRVELVYTKFLSLVASNPVVQTLLPLDPQGLASSDDEIFRLTTRGGSFTVEREKLTSEVAPLPRDMIFEQDPVQILSALLPLYLSNQLLRALQEAAASELAARMTAMNSASDNANALVGQLTLVYNKARQAAITQELLEVVAGAEALNG; translated from the coding sequence ATGGCAAACCTCAAGGCGATTCGCGATCGCATCAAGTCGGTTCGCAACACCCGAAAAATTACCGAAGCCATGCGTCTGGTGGCAGCCGCCAAGGTGCGCCGGGCTCAAGAACAGGTTCTCAGTACCCGTCCTTTTGCCGATCGCCTCGCTCAAGTGCTGGCCGGTCTGCAACAGCGACTGCAATTTGAAAATGCTGACCTGCCTCTGCTACAGCGTCGTGAAGTCAAAACTGTCGCGCTGCTAGTTGTGTCGGGCGATCGCGGTCTCTGCGGTGGCTACAACGCCAGCGTCATTCGTCGGGCAGAGCAACGGTCGCGTGAACTGGCTGCCCAAGGTCTGGACTACCGCTTTGTGATCGTCGGTCGTAAAGCATCTCAGTACTTCCAACGCCGCGACCAACCGATCGAAGCCACCTACAGCGGTTTGGAACAAATCCCGACCGCCAAGGAAGCCAACGACATTGCCGATGAACTGCTGTCGCTGTTCCTGTCGGGCACGGTCGATCGGGTGGAATTGGTCTACACCAAGTTCCTTTCCTTGGTCGCTTCCAATCCTGTCGTTCAAACGCTCTTGCCCTTAGATCCCCAAGGTTTGGCCAGCAGCGACGATGAAATCTTCCGCCTCACCACCCGTGGTGGTAGCTTCACCGTCGAGCGGGAAAAACTGACCTCGGAAGTAGCACCGCTACCCCGCGACATGATCTTCGAGCAAGATCCTGTTCAAATCCTCAGTGCATTGCTGCCGCTCTACCTGAGCAATCAGCTGTTGCGGGCCCTGCAGGAAGCGGCTGCCAGCGAGTTGGCGGCACGGATGACGGCCATGAACAGCGCCAGCGACAACGCCAACGCCTTGGTGGGTCAGCTGACACTCGTCTACAACAAAGCCCGTCAGGCTGCTATTACCCAGGAACTGCTGGAAGTTGTGGCTGGAGCCGAAGCTCTAAACGGCTAG
- the atpA gene encoding F0F1 ATP synthase subunit alpha: MVSIRPDEISSIIRQQIEQYSQDVKVENVGTVLQVGDGIARIYGLQQVMSGELVEFEDGTTGIALNLEEDNVGAVLMGEGRNIQEGSTVKATGKIAQIPVGDALVGRVVSPLGAPLDGKGDIAASESRLIESPAPGIIARRSVHEPMQTGITAIDAMIPIGRGQRELIIGDRQTGKTAIAIDTILNQKGEDVICVYVAIGQKASSVANIIEVLRERGALDYTVVVAANASEPATLQYLAPYAGAAIAEYFMYKGKATLVIYDDLTKQAQAYRQMSLLLRRPPGREAYPGDVFYLHSRLLERAAKLSDALGGGSMTALPVIETQAGDVSAYIPTNVISITDGQIFLSSDLFNSGLRPAINVGISVSRVGSAAQTKAIKKIAGTLKLELAQFDELAAFAQFASDLDKATQNQLARGQRLRELLKQPQFSPLILAEQVAVVYAGVKGLIDEIPVNQVTTFVAELRSYLKTSKPEFIEKVQSSKQLDDASEALLKEAIAEVKKNILAAV, from the coding sequence ATGGTTAGCATCAGACCCGACGAAATTAGCAGCATCATTCGTCAGCAGATTGAGCAGTACAGCCAAGACGTCAAAGTTGAAAACGTCGGTACCGTTCTGCAGGTGGGTGACGGCATTGCCCGCATCTATGGTCTGCAGCAGGTGATGTCTGGCGAGTTGGTGGAGTTTGAAGACGGTACCACCGGCATCGCGCTCAACCTTGAAGAAGACAACGTTGGTGCGGTGTTGATGGGCGAAGGCCGCAACATCCAAGAGGGCAGCACGGTCAAAGCAACCGGCAAAATTGCTCAGATTCCCGTCGGTGACGCACTGGTTGGCCGTGTGGTCAGCCCCTTGGGTGCACCGTTGGATGGCAAAGGTGACATCGCTGCGAGCGAAAGCCGCCTGATCGAATCCCCGGCACCTGGCATCATTGCGCGTCGGTCGGTCCATGAGCCGATGCAAACCGGTATTACCGCGATCGACGCGATGATTCCGATCGGTCGTGGCCAGCGCGAGCTGATCATCGGTGACCGTCAGACCGGTAAAACTGCGATCGCGATCGACACCATCCTGAACCAAAAAGGCGAGGACGTAATTTGCGTCTACGTCGCCATCGGTCAGAAAGCCTCCTCGGTGGCCAACATCATCGAAGTCCTGCGGGAACGGGGTGCACTGGATTACACCGTGGTCGTGGCGGCAAACGCCTCTGAACCGGCAACCCTGCAGTATCTGGCTCCCTACGCCGGTGCCGCGATCGCCGAGTACTTCATGTACAAAGGCAAAGCCACCTTGGTCATCTACGATGACTTGACCAAGCAAGCGCAGGCGTACCGTCAGATGTCGCTGTTGCTGCGTCGTCCGCCCGGTCGCGAAGCTTACCCTGGCGACGTCTTCTACCTCCACAGCCGTTTGCTGGAGCGTGCTGCCAAACTGTCGGATGCTCTCGGTGGCGGCAGCATGACCGCACTGCCGGTGATCGAAACCCAAGCGGGTGACGTCTCGGCCTACATCCCGACCAACGTGATTTCGATTACAGACGGTCAAATCTTCCTGTCTTCTGACTTGTTCAACTCGGGTCTGCGTCCGGCAATTAACGTCGGTATCTCGGTCAGCCGGGTGGGCTCAGCAGCTCAGACCAAAGCAATCAAGAAGATTGCTGGCACGCTGAAGCTGGAGCTGGCTCAGTTCGATGAACTGGCGGCCTTCGCTCAGTTTGCTTCCGACTTGGACAAAGCCACACAAAACCAACTGGCTCGCGGCCAGCGTCTGCGCGAACTGCTGAAACAGCCTCAGTTCTCGCCGCTGATCTTGGCAGAACAAGTGGCAGTGGTCTACGCCGGTGTGAAAGGTCTGATCGACGAGATTCCGGTCAACCAAGTCACGACTTTTGTGGCTGAACTGCGCTCCTACCTGAAGACCAGCAAGCCTGAGTTCATCGAGAAAGTTCAAAGCTCGAAGCAACTCGATGACGCTTCCGAAGCATTGCTGAAAGAAGCGATCGCGGAAGTGAAGAAAAACATCTTGGCTGCTGTCTAG
- the atpH gene encoding ATP synthase F1 subunit delta codes for MTSTSQLFDPYAEALMAIAREQGLEDRFGEDAALFRTTLAASADLRQILENPTLFSSQKKAVLNQIFGSSVHPVVLNFLNLLVDRNRIAFLDGIADRYQSLLRQLRNVVRADVTSAVPLTESQVQVITDKVKQLTGAAGVEIESQVDADLLGGVIIKVGSQVLDASLRGQLKRISISLAA; via the coding sequence ATGACGAGCACTTCTCAACTGTTTGATCCCTACGCAGAAGCCTTGATGGCGATCGCTCGCGAACAAGGCCTAGAGGATCGCTTTGGCGAGGATGCAGCCCTGTTCCGAACCACTTTGGCTGCTTCTGCTGATCTGCGCCAGATATTGGAAAACCCAACCTTGTTTTCCAGTCAGAAAAAAGCGGTTCTGAACCAAATTTTTGGAAGTTCAGTGCACCCTGTGGTCTTGAATTTCCTCAATCTGTTAGTCGATCGCAATCGCATCGCTTTCTTGGATGGCATTGCCGATCGCTATCAGTCTCTACTACGTCAACTTCGCAACGTGGTACGAGCAGACGTGACCTCAGCGGTTCCGTTGACTGAGTCCCAAGTGCAAGTGATCACTGACAAAGTGAAGCAACTCACTGGCGCAGCGGGTGTTGAAATTGAGAGTCAAGTCGATGCTGACCTTTTGGGCGGCGTCATTATCAAAGTTGGCTCTCAAGTCCTCGACGCGAGTCTGCGGGGCCAGCTGAAACGGATTTCGATCAGTTTGGCCGCCTAG
- a CDS encoding F0F1 ATP synthase subunit B, translated as MSSWILLAHAETSGFGLNLDLFETNLINLAIIIGLLVYAGRGFLGNLLSNRRAAIEAEIREVEEKLASSAQALSEAQKQLKEAESEAARLLAEAKTRAAAVRQEILDKAAVDVERLKATAAQDVSTEQQRVLDELRRYAVAQALSRVETQLSQQLDEAAQQRLIDRSLATL; from the coding sequence ATGTCCTCTTGGATTTTGCTCGCGCATGCTGAGACCTCTGGGTTCGGTCTCAATCTCGATCTCTTTGAAACGAACCTGATTAACCTTGCGATCATCATTGGTCTCTTGGTCTATGCAGGTCGGGGTTTCCTCGGCAATTTGCTCAGCAACCGTCGCGCTGCGATCGAAGCAGAAATCCGTGAGGTTGAAGAAAAGCTGGCGTCTTCTGCCCAAGCGCTGAGTGAAGCTCAGAAACAGCTGAAAGAAGCTGAATCCGAAGCTGCTCGTCTGCTTGCTGAGGCTAAAACCCGAGCTGCAGCGGTGCGCCAAGAGATTTTGGACAAAGCGGCTGTCGATGTTGAGCGTTTGAAAGCGACCGCTGCTCAAGACGTCAGCACCGAGCAACAGCGCGTCTTGGATGAACTGCGTCGCTATGCGGTTGCCCAAGCCTTGAGCCGAGTTGAGACACAACTGTCTCAGCAGTTGGACGAGGCTGCTCAACAGCGCCTGATCGATCGCAGCTTGGCTACGCTCTAG
- a CDS encoding F0F1 ATP synthase subunit B', which translates to MNAWMILAAEAVQEAEGGLFDLDATLPLMAVQILVLVFLLNAVFYKPFGKVLDDRDQFVRGGRQDAKARLAEVKALTAQYEQELAATRKQSQALIAEAQAEASRIAAQQLAEAQREAQAQREQAQQEIDQQKAVALQALDQQVDALSHQILDKLLARA; encoded by the coding sequence ATGAACGCTTGGATGATTCTTGCGGCTGAGGCCGTTCAAGAAGCTGAAGGGGGCCTATTTGACCTCGATGCCACGCTGCCTTTGATGGCAGTGCAAATCTTGGTCCTGGTCTTCTTACTCAATGCTGTTTTCTACAAACCTTTTGGCAAAGTCTTAGACGATCGCGATCAGTTTGTTCGCGGCGGTCGTCAAGACGCCAAGGCTCGTTTGGCAGAAGTCAAAGCCTTGACGGCACAGTATGAGCAGGAGCTTGCTGCCACTCGGAAGCAGTCTCAGGCTTTGATTGCTGAGGCCCAAGCTGAGGCGAGCCGGATTGCTGCACAGCAATTGGCTGAAGCTCAGCGTGAAGCTCAAGCCCAGCGTGAGCAGGCACAACAGGAAATTGACCAGCAGAAAGCGGTTGCCCTGCAAGCGCTCGATCAGCAGGTTGACGCCCTGAGCCACCAAATTCTCGATAAGCTCTTGGCCCGAGCCTAG
- the atpE gene encoding ATP synthase F0 subunit C: MDSLTSAASVLAAALAVGLAAIGPGIGQGSAAGQAVEGIARQPEAEGKIRGTLLLSLAFMEALTIYGLVVALVLLFANPFA, from the coding sequence ATGGATTCTCTTACCTCTGCTGCTTCCGTTTTGGCTGCTGCTCTGGCAGTGGGTCTCGCGGCGATTGGCCCTGGTATCGGTCAAGGTAGCGCAGCAGGTCAAGCTGTCGAAGGGATTGCTCGTCAGCCGGAAGCTGAAGGCAAAATCCGCGGCACCCTCCTGCTTTCCCTCGCTTTCATGGAAGCACTGACCATCTACGGCTTGGTCGTGGCGCTGGTTCTGCTGTTTGCTAACCCCTTCGCATAA
- the atpB gene encoding F0F1 ATP synthase subunit A gives MPTLLELSSVLPLAELEVGQHFYWQIGNYRLHGQVFLTSWFVIAALVVLSLLANRNLQRIPSGLQNFMEYVLDFIRNLARTQIGEKEYRPWVPFIGTLFLFIFLSNWSGALIPWKLIKLPSGELAAPTSDINTTVALALLTSLAYFYAGFSRKGLGYFGNYVHPTPVMLPFKILEDFTKPLSLSFRLFGNILADELVVAVLVLLVPLFVPLPAMILGLFTSAIQALIFATLAASYIGEAVEEHGEEHAE, from the coding sequence ATGCCGACTCTACTCGAACTCTCGTCAGTTTTGCCTCTCGCCGAGCTCGAGGTCGGCCAGCACTTTTACTGGCAGATCGGCAACTATCGGCTTCACGGCCAGGTCTTTTTGACCTCTTGGTTCGTGATCGCGGCCTTGGTGGTGTTGTCCCTTCTGGCGAATCGCAATCTTCAGCGCATTCCCAGCGGCCTCCAGAACTTCATGGAGTACGTTCTGGACTTCATCCGTAACCTAGCCCGCACCCAGATCGGCGAAAAGGAATATCGTCCTTGGGTTCCGTTTATTGGTACCCTGTTCCTGTTTATCTTCCTGTCCAACTGGTCCGGCGCCCTGATCCCCTGGAAGCTGATCAAGCTCCCTTCGGGTGAATTGGCTGCCCCAACCAGTGACATCAACACCACCGTAGCGCTCGCGCTATTAACCTCACTGGCGTATTTCTACGCCGGTTTCAGCCGCAAAGGGCTGGGATACTTTGGCAACTATGTCCATCCCACGCCGGTGATGCTGCCCTTCAAAATCTTGGAGGACTTCACCAAGCCCTTGTCCCTCAGCTTCCGTCTGTTTGGAAACATCTTGGCAGACGAGTTGGTTGTGGCGGTTCTCGTGCTGTTGGTGCCTCTCTTCGTGCCGCTGCCAGCAATGATTCTGGGCTTGTTTACCAGTGCGATTCAAGCGTTGATCTTTGCAACTTTGGCTGCGTCATACATCGGCGAAGCCGTCGAAGAGCATGGTGAGGAACACGCAGAGTAG
- a CDS encoding ATP synthase subunit I, producing the protein MSSSESSVQDPAIEAIASAAAEPKTETATEPQSDSMAEYYALQRQLLQITLICTVVIFGAVWWAYSLNTAASYLLGAMGGLLYLRMLGKAVERIGERRRQFGKSRLALFVVLIVVAARWHYLELMPVFLGFLTYKAALIWYTLRTVFPAAENS; encoded by the coding sequence GTGAGTTCCTCTGAAAGTTCTGTCCAGGACCCTGCGATCGAGGCGATTGCTTCTGCCGCAGCCGAACCCAAAACAGAAACGGCCACTGAACCTCAGTCGGATTCGATGGCAGAGTACTACGCGCTGCAGCGTCAACTGTTGCAGATCACGTTAATTTGCACAGTCGTTATTTTCGGGGCGGTCTGGTGGGCTTATAGCCTTAACACTGCTGCTAGCTACTTGCTGGGAGCGATGGGTGGGCTTCTTTACCTCCGGATGCTTGGGAAAGCGGTTGAGCGGATTGGTGAGCGCCGTCGCCAGTTTGGGAAGTCACGTCTAGCGCTATTTGTGGTGCTCATTGTTGTAGCAGCACGATGGCATTATCTGGAACTGATGCCTGTCTTTTTAGGTTTTTTGACTTATAAAGCGGCCCTGATCTGGTACACCCTGCGCACTGTATTCCCAGCTGCTGAAAACAGTTGA
- a CDS encoding class I SAM-dependent methyltransferase: MPDSVTQAVSALYDAYPFPPEPMQDGPPPGYNWRWHYPSAYAFCTRQAPKLGRPRILDAGCGTGVSTDYLAHLNPSAEITAIDISAGTLAVAQERCRRSGVADRIHFQQLSIYDVDQLPGEFDHINCVGVLHHLEDPDRGLAALASKLAPGGILHIFVYAEIGRAEIRQMQEAIALVQGDRRGDYRDGVAIGREIFSQLPANNRLRRREEERWALENQRDECFADMYVHPQEIDYNTLTLRRWIEGSGLTFLGFSDRDRWSPDRLFGTSETLRDRFQSLSEWQRYRLIELLDPEITHFEFFLGRSPLPRWDWSNDDQLLQAKPVRNECLYGWPSRDIFDPDYRPRTLSEAEYVFLEQCDQPLESAPTVATLLQTSSLSLADVRLLVEQQLVLLVPAQT, encoded by the coding sequence ATGCCCGACTCCGTCACCCAAGCCGTTTCAGCGCTCTACGACGCCTATCCGTTTCCGCCTGAACCGATGCAGGACGGACCACCACCGGGCTACAACTGGCGCTGGCACTACCCTTCAGCCTACGCCTTTTGCACGAGACAAGCACCCAAGCTGGGACGACCCCGCATCCTAGATGCGGGCTGTGGCACCGGTGTCAGCACCGACTATCTGGCGCACCTCAATCCCAGCGCAGAAATTACAGCGATCGACATCAGTGCTGGAACTTTGGCCGTGGCGCAGGAGCGCTGCCGCCGATCGGGCGTGGCTGATCGCATTCACTTCCAGCAGCTCAGTATTTACGACGTTGATCAATTGCCGGGCGAATTTGATCACATCAACTGCGTGGGGGTTTTACATCACCTTGAAGACCCCGATCGCGGGTTGGCCGCTTTGGCGAGCAAACTCGCGCCGGGTGGAATCCTCCATATCTTTGTCTATGCCGAGATTGGACGTGCTGAGATTCGGCAGATGCAGGAGGCGATCGCACTTGTGCAGGGCGATCGTCGGGGGGACTACCGCGATGGCGTGGCGATCGGGCGGGAAATCTTCAGTCAACTGCCGGCGAACAATCGGTTGCGACGACGGGAAGAAGAGCGCTGGGCACTGGAAAACCAGCGTGACGAATGCTTCGCGGATATGTATGTCCATCCCCAGGAGATTGACTACAACACGCTGACGCTGCGTCGCTGGATTGAAGGCAGTGGCCTTACCTTTCTCGGCTTTTCCGATCGCGATCGCTGGAGTCCCGATCGGCTGTTCGGCACCTCAGAAACGCTGCGCGATCGCTTCCAGTCACTCTCGGAATGGCAGCGCTACCGGCTGATTGAATTGCTCGACCCCGAAATCACCCACTTCGAATTTTTCCTCGGGCGATCGCCCCTACCACGCTGGGATTGGTCGAACGACGACCAGCTCCTACAGGCGAAACCGGTTCGTAACGAATGTCTCTACGGCTGGCCCAGTCGCGACATCTTCGATCCGGACTATCGACCGCGCACGCTTAGCGAAGCGGAATATGTCTTCCTAGAACAGTGTGATCAGCCACTGGAATCAGCTCCGACTGTCGCGACCCTCTTACAAACCAGCAGCCTCAGCCTGGCAGATGTACGGCTCTTGGTTGAGCAACAACTAGTCTTGCTGGTGCCCGCACAAACGTAA
- a CDS encoding phycobilisome rod-core linker polypeptide — protein MTVTASGGSSLARPQLYQTVPGSTIVQAEQQDRFPQQGELRELSSYFQSGLKRLAIAETITRNADTIVSRAANRIFVGGSPLAYIERPKVDPRDLRSAEEQRVREAKLGTVTFVESSGGGGFFSGLTAALGGAGAVRIPPGFRPINVARYGPRNMQKSLRDMSWFLRYITYAIVAGDPNILVVNVRGLREIIEKACSTPATLVALQDMRATSAGYFRNDPEAQQLVKDYFDVLIREFEAPTPSLKQRQRFADDQQGLALPQSYANAAERRTKFVIKSTLSTVEKNEAIKAAYRQVFERDISRAYSLSVSDLESKVKNGEISTKEFIRRLGKSPLYRKQFHDRFVNSRVIELAFRHFLGRGISSAEEFTRYFDLLSAKGFAALIDTLVDSQEYADYFGEETVPYLRGLGQEAQECRNWGVQQELFKYSAPFVKVPQFVTLFGEYKQPLLDQHPYGAGNDPLEIQFGAIFPSRTVNNRTNPAPFGKDTRRLLVSKGGVNNQVGSAAFQQSGTTPTKIFKLTQVATGSSSVRGKSVGNPSVRQTESTTQAVIRAAYRQVFGRDLYEGQRLSVPEIKLENGEITVREFVRQIAKSETFRKLYWNNLYVVKAVEYIHRRLLGRPTTGRAEINAYFDISAKKGFYALVDAILDSPEYIAAFGEDTVPYERYITPKGLALRSVRGLEASEKVKASLRPAFGTLERRPEVNRR, from the coding sequence ATGACAGTTACGGCCAGTGGCGGCAGCTCACTTGCACGCCCGCAACTCTACCAAACGGTTCCTGGCTCGACGATTGTTCAGGCAGAACAACAAGACCGCTTCCCGCAACAGGGTGAGCTGCGCGAGCTTTCGAGCTACTTCCAGTCCGGCCTCAAGCGGCTGGCGATCGCAGAAACAATCACCCGCAATGCCGACACGATTGTCTCGCGCGCTGCCAACCGTATTTTTGTTGGGGGTTCACCTCTCGCTTACATCGAACGCCCTAAGGTTGATCCCCGCGACCTACGGAGTGCTGAGGAACAGCGCGTCAGAGAAGCAAAACTGGGAACCGTCACTTTTGTTGAAAGCAGTGGTGGCGGCGGCTTCTTCAGTGGCTTGACGGCAGCACTGGGCGGTGCTGGTGCCGTGCGGATTCCGCCGGGCTTCCGCCCCATCAACGTGGCGCGCTATGGCCCGCGTAATATGCAGAAATCTCTGCGCGACATGAGCTGGTTTCTGCGCTACATCACCTATGCGATCGTGGCTGGCGATCCCAACATCTTGGTCGTCAACGTTCGTGGCCTGCGCGAAATCATTGAGAAAGCCTGCTCCACGCCTGCGACACTGGTTGCCCTTCAGGACATGCGTGCCACCAGTGCGGGCTACTTCCGCAATGACCCAGAAGCGCAGCAACTGGTCAAAGACTACTTCGACGTGCTGATTCGGGAGTTTGAAGCACCGACCCCGTCGCTGAAGCAGCGCCAACGCTTTGCCGATGACCAACAGGGTCTGGCTCTGCCCCAAAGCTATGCCAATGCGGCTGAACGGCGCACCAAATTCGTGATCAAGTCGACCCTGTCGACCGTTGAGAAAAACGAAGCGATTAAAGCGGCCTATCGCCAAGTCTTTGAACGCGACATTAGCCGTGCCTATAGTCTGAGCGTTTCCGATCTGGAATCCAAGGTCAAAAACGGCGAAATCTCCACCAAGGAATTTATTCGTCGCTTAGGTAAATCGCCGCTCTACCGTAAGCAATTCCACGATCGCTTCGTCAACAGCCGCGTGATCGAGCTGGCTTTCCGCCACTTCTTGGGTCGCGGCATCAGCTCTGCTGAAGAGTTCACTCGCTACTTCGATCTGCTCAGTGCCAAAGGCTTTGCCGCGCTGATCGACACGTTGGTTGATTCGCAAGAGTACGCTGACTACTTTGGCGAAGAGACCGTGCCCTACCTGCGTGGTCTGGGGCAAGAAGCCCAGGAATGCCGCAACTGGGGAGTCCAGCAAGAGCTTTTCAAATACAGCGCTCCCTTTGTCAAAGTGCCGCAGTTTGTCACTCTGTTTGGGGAGTACAAACAGCCGCTCTTGGATCAACACCCCTACGGTGCGGGCAACGATCCACTGGAAATCCAGTTCGGGGCCATCTTCCCCTCTCGCACGGTCAACAACCGCACCAATCCAGCCCCCTTCGGCAAAGATACCCGTCGCTTGCTGGTTTCCAAAGGCGGCGTCAACAACCAGGTGGGCAGCGCTGCCTTCCAGCAGAGCGGCACTACCCCGACCAAGATCTTCAAGCTCACCCAAGTTGCTACTGGCAGCAGCTCGGTGCGAGGCAAGTCCGTCGGCAATCCCAGTGTGCGCCAAACCGAAAGCACCACCCAAGCCGTGATTCGGGCGGCTTACCGGCAGGTGTTTGGGCGCGATCTCTACGAAGGTCAGCGTCTGAGCGTGCCGGAGATCAAGCTCGAAAACGGTGAAATTACCGTGCGCGAGTTTGTGCGTCAAATCGCCAAATCGGAGACATTCCGCAAGCTCTACTGGAATAACCTCTACGTCGTCAAAGCCGTGGAGTATATCCACCGCCGCTTGCTCGGTCGACCGACGACGGGCCGTGCCGAAATCAATGCCTACTTCGATATCTCAGCCAAGAAAGGCTTCTACGCACTGGTAGATGCCATTCTTGATAGTCCTGAGTACATTGCGGCCTTCGGGGAAGATACCGTGCCCTACGAGCGCTATATCACCCCCAAAGGCTTGGCACTGCGGTCTGTGCGCGGTCTAGAGGCTTCTGAGAAGGTCAAAGCCTCCCTCCGACCGGCTTTTGGGACGCTTGAACGCCGTCCTGAAGTAAACCGTCGTTAG
- the apcA gene encoding allophycocyanin has protein sequence MSIVSKSIVNADAEARYLSPGELERIKTFVVGGDRRLRIAQTIAESRERIVKQAGNQLFQKRPDVVSPGGNAYGEDMTATCLRDLDYYLRLVTYGVVSGDITPIEEIGIVGVREMYKSLGTPLDAVAEGVRELKSAATALLTGEDADEAGAYFDYVIGALS, from the coding sequence ATGAGTATCGTCTCGAAGTCCATCGTCAACGCTGACGCCGAGGCGCGTTACCTAAGCCCTGGCGAACTGGAACGCATCAAAACCTTCGTTGTCGGTGGCGATCGTCGTCTGCGGATTGCGCAGACCATTGCCGAGTCCCGCGAGCGGATCGTCAAGCAAGCTGGCAACCAGCTCTTCCAAAAGCGTCCTGACGTCGTTTCGCCCGGTGGCAATGCCTACGGCGAAGATATGACGGCCACCTGTCTGCGCGACCTCGACTACTACCTGCGTCTTGTGACCTACGGTGTGGTCTCCGGTGACATCACCCCGATCGAAGAAATCGGTATCGTCGGTGTTCGCGAAATGTACAAGTCGCTCGGCACTCCCCTGGATGCCGTCGCTGAAGGCGTCCGTGAGCTGAAGTCGGCTGCAACCGCCCTCTTGACTGGTGAAGACGCAGACGAAGCAGGCGCTTACTTTGACTACGTGATTGGCGCTCTGAGCTAA
- the apcB gene encoding allophycocyanin subunit beta, whose amino-acid sequence MQDAITAVINASDVQGKYLDSSALDRLKSYFQSGELRVRAAATISANSALIVKEAVAKSLLYSDITRPGGNMYTTRRYAACIRDLEYYLRYATYAMLAGDTSILDERVLNGLKETYNSLGVPIGATVQAIQAIKEVTASLVGPDAGREMGVYLDYISSGLS is encoded by the coding sequence ATGCAAGACGCAATTACCGCTGTCATCAACGCCTCGGACGTCCAAGGTAAATACCTGGATAGCTCCGCTCTCGATCGCCTCAAGAGCTACTTCCAAAGTGGCGAACTGCGCGTCCGCGCAGCTGCCACCATCAGCGCTAACTCGGCTCTGATCGTCAAAGAAGCGGTTGCTAAATCGCTGCTCTACTCGGACATCACCCGTCCCGGTGGCAACATGTACACCACCCGTCGCTATGCTGCTTGCATCCGCGACTTGGAGTACTACCTCCGCTACGCCACCTACGCCATGTTGGCTGGTGACACCTCGATCTTGGATGAGCGCGTGCTGAATGGTCTGAAAGAGACCTACAACAGCCTGGGCGTGCCCATCGGTGCAACCGTGCAAGCCATCCAAGCGATCAAAGAAGTCACCGCTAGCTTGGTGGGCCCCGACGCTGGTCGTGAAATGGGTGTCTACCTCGACTACATCAGCTCTGGCTTGAGCTAA
- a CDS encoding phycobilisome linker polypeptide yields MRMFRITACLPSPSKIRTQRELQNTFFTKLVPYDAWFREQQRIQKLGGKIIKVELATGRPNTNTGLL; encoded by the coding sequence ATGCGGATGTTCCGAATCACCGCTTGCTTGCCCAGCCCCAGCAAAATCCGGACTCAGCGCGAGCTGCAAAACACCTTCTTCACGAAGCTCGTTCCTTACGATGCTTGGTTTAGAGAGCAGCAGCGCATCCAAAAGCTGGGTGGCAAGATCATCAAAGTTGAATTGGCGACTGGCCGTCCAAATACCAATACTGGACTGCTCTAG